A DNA window from Octopus bimaculoides isolate UCB-OBI-ISO-001 chromosome 12, ASM119413v2, whole genome shotgun sequence contains the following coding sequences:
- the LOC106869912 gene encoding hyaluronidase, protein MTMIIAAPTESPTTNDNNSANINFATDHVATPAFTVPTPAPTTTERTNLKKHLKQGKQDVEATISAMNFTGPAVIDWENWRPLFNRNFGSKRIYQSSSRKLVKRQHPTWNRTQIIREAKIEFERAAREMMESTLNLGEKLRNEARWGFYGFPRIYRKHLNKTRIGNDR, encoded by the exons atgacgatgattataGCAGCACCAACGGAGTCACCAACAACGAATGACAACAACAGCGCCAACATCAACTTTGCCACTGATCATGTCGCTACGCCAGCATTCACAGTGCCAACACCAGCACCGACAACAACGGAG AGAACTAATttgaaaaaacatttaaaacaagGAAAACAGGATGTGGAAGCTACGATATCTGCAATGAACTTCACCGGCCCAGCAGTTATTGACTGGGAAAATTGGCGCCCTTTATTTAATAGGAACTTTGGTAGTAAGAGAATTTACCAATCTTCTTCTAGAAAATTGGTAAAGAGACAACATCCAACGTGGAATAGAACTCAAATAATCCGAGAAGCCAAAATTGAATTTGAGAGAGCTGCCAG AGAAATGATGGAATCTACTTTAAATTTGGGTGAAAAATTACGAAATGAAGCAAGATGGGGATTTTATGGTTTCCCCAGAATCTACAGAAAACACCTGAACAAAACCAGAATCGGCAACGACAGGTGA